The following proteins are co-located in the Vigna unguiculata cultivar IT97K-499-35 chromosome 9, ASM411807v1, whole genome shotgun sequence genome:
- the LOC114162518 gene encoding uncharacterized protein LOC114162518 produces the protein MAAASRKSSGPVLRTLSPVGRFRSSRPPSASYSSTALASPTSTLSTRSTTFFHRSRSPTRVNFCGSSASARFGSISPNRSISVAATSAGEVVKRQSHHQKRTCMCSPSTHPGSFRCSLHKNFGSRPAPPQYAPNRFNVRRSAMTNLLVKNRGAEGDLVKRALASLIRPSSHQQRRRGDFRRQPSRLSLMSKAEEHS, from the coding sequence ATGGCGGCAGCTTCTAGAAAATCAAGCGGTCCAGTCCTCCGAACCCTCTCGCCAGTCGGAAGATTTCGCAGTTCCCGGCCACCGTCAGCGTCTTATTCTTCCACCGCCTTAGCCTCTCCAACCTCAACCCTCTCCACACGCTCCACCACCTTCTTCCACCGCTCCAGGTCTCCCACACGTGTCAATTTTTGCGGTTCTTCCGCTTCTGCCCGTTTCGGTTCAATCTCCCCGAACCGTTCCATTTCGGTCGCCGCCACCAGCGCTGGCGAGGTGGTCAAACGGCAGAGCCACCACCAGAAGCGGACCTGCATGTGCTCGCCGTCGACGCATCCTGGCTCGTTCCGGTGCAGCCTCCACAAGAACTTCGGCTCTCGCCCGGCGCCACCGCAGTATGCGCCGAATCGGTTCAACGTGCGGCGGTCGGCGATGACGAACTTGCTCGTGAAAAACCGCGGCGCGGAAGGCGACCTCGTTAAGAGAGCCTTGGCGTCCCTGATCCGGCCATCGTCGCATCAGCAGCGCCGCCGCGGTGACTTCCGGCGACAACCGAGCAGGCTGTCTCTCATGTCCAAAGCGGAAGAACATTCGTGA